One Dermatophagoides farinae isolate YC_2012a chromosome 6, ASM2471394v1, whole genome shotgun sequence genomic window carries:
- the LOC124494100 gene encoding uncharacterized protein LOC124494100 isoform X2: MENYLHCDPQINPKFCSMFRLMEQCSSKSLETFIEQLLNTFHYVRSEYFRRLVVQQNDQEYCDSLKKQKRTHVFFKFIRIPYIEQVNNDRHLQPIFLFIKKNFNLIRAATLEDCNIEFNVNVDFVQQYCHPILESLHFLKRFFMMIIHDEMQDSNVNPESTKCVFILKEMRQLLLFVGRLSQFETKFQEFSFHRKSDSDSCFYHHFHLTLQIWSTYLEMLFVLKCKSTKFHHRIFSECNLLLMNDTANNDLFLQCSRLFLYDILCFSIERFNQNIQDDEDFSCYIQPNSTFTPFICTCFQQVFLMLKFMMNSSDNDNQFQSILFDIMAYFDSKNMDKMTMTAREEVQIEHFKSITIEKYFVKEFDQYSIWLWSNLVPLLTIDLNEYQAVTYNHNNIRNEIPTNIVKIYRTILREIDCRYPSIKTSSLIGKCRLIPTLIVCAIRYSRFISDPSIDLVILFMDFFLKRFNYKFSLQSNVNLLDNEMIMTIKDGQQWTDKIHEIIELHDDIYQNNDSYKIFLFYFHQQMKKIQQMNSETNRMKNQLQQIERTMMMSYQKIVSKIVVTLQPNFLRSIQSNGFYRIGQLYLTLIDALPTERWHEHSDRLLNPIKELLKEKRTLDFQEILLKFFFAIFHMKPIVGEENRKIAIILNRFINSILLENMTLINPRKHFIQIINNYFNELTIMLTKSSDQLLYFYDDLVTKIELIQMYKRFLSYETHQSDRLIVMEFFKKLLNVFYEKIIVYYKQTEHPSPSTSSSSDHNIIINIDNHYHSSLFDNIMQSLIESMIEMIKLEMIIASQNHENEPDEIVACIAWKITIINIIIIRQQQQQIGCKNLNIIDLLLSFQGQDSHHHHHNSSNNIGKCYNNNVDVFHLHYLHLLFNDNFMVEILKSINSDNDLAQKFVATWSKLLITIDDDDDVNNDCEADTEKYEKLLVISRHIFRWYISRSESDSIVMLDIRIIYEKFLTILCDRFDSTPNLERIIHMNRVDRYFRPMIIKSQQILATISRRYSAMTKNVFINLPMKDVRLMTRMYRIIAELISRLSRQSYIVGKSDCLLIIILENLIILPSNSQFILQIKSLWPSLFRESFPMIFEGLIELDPNDPYLNRKIRQLILMYLPVMSQYLNYTAIKTLISNRSIRVYENWHVQIVSLLKSIFLVQREPSITKDLYEYLNQFCRLDELSYKDLLRLSEIIFRTNISEFNIGQQSDYRIALFQTIISCLIQSMKKSHRNIGDGEDPEEVKIFIEQVISPFIKANAQTRPAKLFEVIKFLLPPKANSQCPRLFHEFCLEINNQMDYFARISLGANQLILR, translated from the exons ATGGAAAATTATTTACATTGTGATCCACAAATTAATCCAAAATTTTGTTCCATGTTTCGTCTGATGGAACAatgttcatcaaaatcattggaaACATTTATCGAACAATTGTTGAACACATTTCATTATGTTCGTTCTGAATATTTTCGACGATTAGTGgtacaacaaaatgatcaagAATATTGTGattctttgaaaaaacaaaaacgaacccatgtgttttttaaatttatacGAATTCCTTACATTGAACAAGTGAATAATGATCGACATTTACaaccaatttttctttttattaaaaaaaatttcaatctaaTACGTGCTGCCACTTTAGAGGATTGtaatattgaattcaatgtcaatgtCGATTTTGTTCAACAATATTGTCATCCAATTTTGGAATCTCTACATTTTCTTAAAcgattttttatgatgatcatccatGATGAAATGCAAGATTCGAATGTTAATCCTGAAAGTACTAAATGTGTTTTCATACTGAAAGAAATGCGACAACTGTTATTGTTTGTCGGTCGACTATCacaatttgaaacaaaatttcaagaatttaGTTTTCATCGTAAGTCCGATTCTGATAGctgtttttatcatcattttcatcttacATTACAGATATGGTCAACATATTTAGAAAtgttatttgttttgaaatgtAAATCGaccaaatttcatcatcgaatctTTTCTGAATGTAATctattattaatgaatgatacggccaataatgatttgtttttacaATGTTCACGTCTATTTCTATACGATATCTTATGTTTTAGTATTGAAAGATTTAATCAAAACAttcaagatgatgaagatttttcttgttatatACAACCAAATTCAACATTTACTCCTTTTATATGTACATGTTTTCAACAAGTGTTTTTAATGTTAAAGTTTATGATGAATTCtagtgataatgataatcaattccAATCAATATTGTTCGATATTATGGCttattttgattcgaaaaatatggataaaatgacaatgacggCTCGTGAAGAAGTACAAATCGAACATTTTAAATCGATTACAATTGAGAAATATTTCGTAaaagaatttgatcaatatagTATTTGGCTTTGGTCGAATCTTGTTCCATTATTAACCATTGATCTGAATGAATATCAAGCAGTTACATATAATCACAATAACATTCGAAATGAGATACCAACTAATATTGTGAAAATTTATCGAACAATTTTACGTGAAATTGATTGCCGATATCCATCGATTAAAACGTCCAGCCTAATAGGCAAGTGTCGTTTGATTCCGACTTTAATTGTTTGTGCTATACGATACAGTCGTTTCATTTCGGAtccatcaatcgatttggtcattttatttatggaTTTCTTTCTAAAAAGATTCAACTATAAATTCTCTCTACAATCCAATGTAAATCTTTTggataatgaaatgattatgacCATCAAAGATGGTCAACAATGGACCGATAAAATTCACGAAATAATCGAATTacatgatgatatttatcaaaataatgatagttataaaatatttctattctattttcatcaacagatgaaaaaaattcaacaaatgaattcagAAACGAATCgtatgaaaaatcaattacaacaaatcgaacgaacaatgatgatgagttatCAGAAAATTGTTAGCAAAATAGTCGTCACATTGCAACCGAATTTTCTACGatccattcaatcaaatggatTCTATCGAATTGGACAATTATATTTAACATTAATCGATGCTCTACCAACGGAACGATGGCACGAACATAGTGATCGATTGTTGAATCCAATCAAAGAACTActgaaagaaaaacgaacATTAGATTTTCAAGAAATTTtactaaaattttttttcgccataTTTCACATGAAACCAATTGTTGGTGaagaaaatcgaaaaattgcaataattttgaatcgatttattAACAGTATTCTATTGGAAAATATGACATTAATCAATCCaagaaaacattttattcaaattattaataattatttcaatgaattaacCATAATGTTAACGAAATCATCTGaccaattattatatttttatgatgatctagtgacaaaaattgaattaatacAAATGTATAAACGTTTTTTATCATACGAAACACATCAATCAGATCGTTTAATTGtaatggaatttttcaaaaaattacttaatgttttttatgaaaaaattattgtttacTATAAACAAACTGAACATCCATcgccatcaacatcatcatcatctgatcataatatcatcataaacattgataatcattatcattcatcattatttgataataTAATGCAATCATTAAtagaatcaatgattgaaatgattaaattgGAAATGATTATTGCCAGCCaaaatcatgaaaatgaaccGGATGAAATTGTTGCCTGTATTGCTTGGAAAATTACTATaataaacataataataat CagacagcaacaacaacaaattggatgtaaaaatttaaacattatcgatttattattatcatttcaagGTCAagattcacatcatcatcatcataattcttcaaataatattggaaaatgttacaacaacaatgtcgatgtatttcatttgcattatcttcatcttttgttcaatgataattttatggTAGAGatattaaaatcaatcaatagtGATAATGATTTAGCACAAAAATTTGTGGCCACATGGTCCAAACTTTTGATCactatcgatgatgatgatgatgttaataatgattgtgaaGCGGATacagaaaaatatgaaaaattactAGTCATTTCTCGTCATATTTTTCGTTGGTATATTTCACGATCTGAATCTGATTCTATTGTTATGCTAGATATACGAATAATTTACGAAAAATTTCTAACCATTCTATGTGATCGTTTTGACTCGACACCAAATTTGGAACGAATCATACATATGAATCGTGTGGATCGTTATTTTAGACCAATGATTATAAAATCACAACAAATTCTAGCCACTATAAGCCGACGATATAGTGCAATGacgaaaaatgtttttatcaaTCTTCCTATGAAAGATGTTCGATTAATGACACGAATGTATCGAATAATAGCTGAGCTTATTTCAAGATTATCTCGTCAATCATATATTGTGGGCAAATCAGATTGTcttcttatcatcatattggaGAACTTGATCATTCTACCATCGAATAGTCAATTTATtcttcaaatcaaatcattatgGCCATCTTTGTTTCGTGAATCATttccaatgatttttgaAGGTCTTATTGAATTAGATCCAAATGATCCATATCttaatcgaaaaattcgtcaattaattttaatgtaTTTGCCTGTAATGAGCCAATATCTTAACTATACTGCAATCAAA ACATTGATATCTAATCGTAGTATCAGAGTATATGAAAATTGGCATGTGCAAATAGTTTCTTTATTGAAATCGATATTTCTTGTGCAACGTGAACCATCGATTACAAAAGATTTATATGaatatttaaatcaattttgcCGATTGGATGAACTGTCATATAAGGATCTATTACGGTTATCAGAAATCATATTTCGTACAAACATTAGCGAATTCAATATTGGTCAACAATCCGATTATCGTATTGCGTTGTTTCAGACAATCATATCATGTTTGATACAAAGtatgaaaaaatcacatcGCAATATTGGAGATGGTGAAGATCCGGAAGAagttaaaattttcattgaacaaGTAATTAGTCCGTTCATCAAGGCAAATGCACAAACACGGCCAGCAAAATTGTTTGAAGTAATCAAATTTCTTCTACCACCAAAAGCAAATAGTCAATGTCCTAGATTATTTCATGAATTTTGTCTagaaattaataatcaaatggatTATTTCGCAAGAATATCATTGGGTgctaatcaattgattttacGGTAA
- the LOC124494100 gene encoding uncharacterized protein LOC124494100 isoform X1: MENYLHCDPQINPKFCSMFRLMEQCSSKSLETFIEQLLNTFHYVRSEYFRRLVVQQNDQEYCDSLKKQKRTHVFFKFIRIPYIEQVNNDRHLQPIFLFIKKNFNLIRAATLEDCNIEFNVNVDFVQQYCHPILESLHFLKRFFMMIIHDEMQDSNVNPESTKCVFILKEMRQLLLFVGRLSQFETKFQEFSFHRKSDSDSCFYHHFHLTLQIWSTYLEMLFVLKCKSTKFHHRIFSECNLLLMNDTANNDLFLQCSRLFLYDILCFSIERFNQNIQDDEDFSCYIQPNSTFTPFICTCFQQVFLMLKFMMNSSDNDNQFQSILFDIMAYFDSKNMDKMTMTAREEVQIEHFKSITIEKYFVKEFDQYSIWLWSNLVPLLTIDLNEYQAVTYNHNNIRNEIPTNIVKIYRTILREIDCRYPSIKTSSLIGKCRLIPTLIVCAIRYSRFISDPSIDLVILFMDFFLKRFNYKFSLQSNVNLLDNEMIMTIKDGQQWTDKIHEIIELHDDIYQNNDSYKIFLFYFHQQMKKIQQMNSETNRMKNQLQQIERTMMMSYQKIVSKIVVTLQPNFLRSIQSNGFYRIGQLYLTLIDALPTERWHEHSDRLLNPIKELLKEKRTLDFQEILLKFFFAIFHMKPIVGEENRKIAIILNRFINSILLENMTLINPRKHFIQIINNYFNELTIMLTKSSDQLLYFYDDLVTKIELIQMYKRFLSYETHQSDRLIVMEFFKKLLNVFYEKIIVYYKQTEHPSPSTSSSSDHNIIINIDNHYHSSLFDNIMQSLIESMIEMIKLEMIIASQNHENEPDEIVACIAWKITIINIIIIRQQQQQIGCKNLNIIDLLLSFQGQDSHHHHHNSSNNIGKCYNNNVDVFHLHYLHLLFNDNFMVEILKSINSDNDLAQKFVATWSKLLITIDDDDDVNNDCEADTEKYEKLLVISRHIFRWYISRSESDSIVMLDIRIIYEKFLTILCDRFDSTPNLERIIHMNRVDRYFRPMIIKSQQILATISRRYSAMTKNVFINLPMKDVRLMTRMYRIIAELISRLSRQSYIVGKSDCLLIIILENLIILPSNSQFILQIKSLWPSLFRESFPMIFEGLIELDPNDPYLNRKIRQLILMYLPVMSQYLNYTAIKTLISNRSIRVYENWHVQIVSLLKSIFLVQREPSITKDLYEYLNQFCRLDELSYKDLLRLSEIIFRTNISEFNIGQQSDYRIALFQTIISCLIQSMKKSHRNIGDGEDPEEVKIFIEQVISPFIKANAQTRPAKLFEVIKFLLPPKANSQCPRLFHEFCLEINNQMDYFARISLGANQLILRNLLKEFLSYYKNKN, encoded by the exons ATGGAAAATTATTTACATTGTGATCCACAAATTAATCCAAAATTTTGTTCCATGTTTCGTCTGATGGAACAatgttcatcaaaatcattggaaACATTTATCGAACAATTGTTGAACACATTTCATTATGTTCGTTCTGAATATTTTCGACGATTAGTGgtacaacaaaatgatcaagAATATTGTGattctttgaaaaaacaaaaacgaacccatgtgttttttaaatttatacGAATTCCTTACATTGAACAAGTGAATAATGATCGACATTTACaaccaatttttctttttattaaaaaaaatttcaatctaaTACGTGCTGCCACTTTAGAGGATTGtaatattgaattcaatgtcaatgtCGATTTTGTTCAACAATATTGTCATCCAATTTTGGAATCTCTACATTTTCTTAAAcgattttttatgatgatcatccatGATGAAATGCAAGATTCGAATGTTAATCCTGAAAGTACTAAATGTGTTTTCATACTGAAAGAAATGCGACAACTGTTATTGTTTGTCGGTCGACTATCacaatttgaaacaaaatttcaagaatttaGTTTTCATCGTAAGTCCGATTCTGATAGctgtttttatcatcattttcatcttacATTACAGATATGGTCAACATATTTAGAAAtgttatttgttttgaaatgtAAATCGaccaaatttcatcatcgaatctTTTCTGAATGTAATctattattaatgaatgatacggccaataatgatttgtttttacaATGTTCACGTCTATTTCTATACGATATCTTATGTTTTAGTATTGAAAGATTTAATCAAAACAttcaagatgatgaagatttttcttgttatatACAACCAAATTCAACATTTACTCCTTTTATATGTACATGTTTTCAACAAGTGTTTTTAATGTTAAAGTTTATGATGAATTCtagtgataatgataatcaattccAATCAATATTGTTCGATATTATGGCttattttgattcgaaaaatatggataaaatgacaatgacggCTCGTGAAGAAGTACAAATCGAACATTTTAAATCGATTACAATTGAGAAATATTTCGTAaaagaatttgatcaatatagTATTTGGCTTTGGTCGAATCTTGTTCCATTATTAACCATTGATCTGAATGAATATCAAGCAGTTACATATAATCACAATAACATTCGAAATGAGATACCAACTAATATTGTGAAAATTTATCGAACAATTTTACGTGAAATTGATTGCCGATATCCATCGATTAAAACGTCCAGCCTAATAGGCAAGTGTCGTTTGATTCCGACTTTAATTGTTTGTGCTATACGATACAGTCGTTTCATTTCGGAtccatcaatcgatttggtcattttatttatggaTTTCTTTCTAAAAAGATTCAACTATAAATTCTCTCTACAATCCAATGTAAATCTTTTggataatgaaatgattatgacCATCAAAGATGGTCAACAATGGACCGATAAAATTCACGAAATAATCGAATTacatgatgatatttatcaaaataatgatagttataaaatatttctattctattttcatcaacagatgaaaaaaattcaacaaatgaattcagAAACGAATCgtatgaaaaatcaattacaacaaatcgaacgaacaatgatgatgagttatCAGAAAATTGTTAGCAAAATAGTCGTCACATTGCAACCGAATTTTCTACGatccattcaatcaaatggatTCTATCGAATTGGACAATTATATTTAACATTAATCGATGCTCTACCAACGGAACGATGGCACGAACATAGTGATCGATTGTTGAATCCAATCAAAGAACTActgaaagaaaaacgaacATTAGATTTTCAAGAAATTTtactaaaattttttttcgccataTTTCACATGAAACCAATTGTTGGTGaagaaaatcgaaaaattgcaataattttgaatcgatttattAACAGTATTCTATTGGAAAATATGACATTAATCAATCCaagaaaacattttattcaaattattaataattatttcaatgaattaacCATAATGTTAACGAAATCATCTGaccaattattatatttttatgatgatctagtgacaaaaattgaattaatacAAATGTATAAACGTTTTTTATCATACGAAACACATCAATCAGATCGTTTAATTGtaatggaatttttcaaaaaattacttaatgttttttatgaaaaaattattgtttacTATAAACAAACTGAACATCCATcgccatcaacatcatcatcatctgatcataatatcatcataaacattgataatcattatcattcatcattatttgataataTAATGCAATCATTAAtagaatcaatgattgaaatgattaaattgGAAATGATTATTGCCAGCCaaaatcatgaaaatgaaccGGATGAAATTGTTGCCTGTATTGCTTGGAAAATTACTATaataaacataataataat CagacagcaacaacaacaaattggatgtaaaaatttaaacattatcgatttattattatcatttcaagGTCAagattcacatcatcatcatcataattcttcaaataatattggaaaatgttacaacaacaatgtcgatgtatttcatttgcattatcttcatcttttgttcaatgataattttatggTAGAGatattaaaatcaatcaatagtGATAATGATTTAGCACAAAAATTTGTGGCCACATGGTCCAAACTTTTGATCactatcgatgatgatgatgatgttaataatgattgtgaaGCGGATacagaaaaatatgaaaaattactAGTCATTTCTCGTCATATTTTTCGTTGGTATATTTCACGATCTGAATCTGATTCTATTGTTATGCTAGATATACGAATAATTTACGAAAAATTTCTAACCATTCTATGTGATCGTTTTGACTCGACACCAAATTTGGAACGAATCATACATATGAATCGTGTGGATCGTTATTTTAGACCAATGATTATAAAATCACAACAAATTCTAGCCACTATAAGCCGACGATATAGTGCAATGacgaaaaatgtttttatcaaTCTTCCTATGAAAGATGTTCGATTAATGACACGAATGTATCGAATAATAGCTGAGCTTATTTCAAGATTATCTCGTCAATCATATATTGTGGGCAAATCAGATTGTcttcttatcatcatattggaGAACTTGATCATTCTACCATCGAATAGTCAATTTATtcttcaaatcaaatcattatgGCCATCTTTGTTTCGTGAATCATttccaatgatttttgaAGGTCTTATTGAATTAGATCCAAATGATCCATATCttaatcgaaaaattcgtcaattaattttaatgtaTTTGCCTGTAATGAGCCAATATCTTAACTATACTGCAATCAAA ACATTGATATCTAATCGTAGTATCAGAGTATATGAAAATTGGCATGTGCAAATAGTTTCTTTATTGAAATCGATATTTCTTGTGCAACGTGAACCATCGATTACAAAAGATTTATATGaatatttaaatcaattttgcCGATTGGATGAACTGTCATATAAGGATCTATTACGGTTATCAGAAATCATATTTCGTACAAACATTAGCGAATTCAATATTGGTCAACAATCCGATTATCGTATTGCGTTGTTTCAGACAATCATATCATGTTTGATACAAAGtatgaaaaaatcacatcGCAATATTGGAGATGGTGAAGATCCGGAAGAagttaaaattttcattgaacaaGTAATTAGTCCGTTCATCAAGGCAAATGCACAAACACGGCCAGCAAAATTGTTTGAAGTAATCAAATTTCTTCTACCACCAAAAGCAAATAGTCAATGTCCTAGATTATTTCATGAATTTTGTCTagaaattaataatcaaatggatTATTTCGCAAGAATATCATTGGGTgctaatcaattgattttacG AAATTTACTTAAAGAATTTCTTTCatattataaaaataaaaactaa
- the LOC124494093 gene encoding very long chain fatty acid elongase 6-like, giving the protein MIKVYVFVIIIFALMIHFDDGIPFLETEWFQSYWTISIPIAIVYVALIVSLPNWIRKPIKCLEYLRIWNFTLMIFSVMATYRLGMNFVEKIYQRGLRASYCDRDYHHDRRVYYWYFLFVSSKLFEMGDTIFLLARQKRIRFIHWFHHVLTMIYSWYIAVYLPAIGRWMSTMNTAIHSLMYGYYYLQSCQIRLPGSVAITVTILQTSQMFIGLTINSLAFYEKWMITDSNCSNGGYTVESGLVMYIIYLDFLFLSENCF; this is encoded by the exons ATGATCAAAGTATATGtgtttgtcattattatttttgctttgatgattcattttgatgatggaattcCATTTCTAGAGACCGAATGGTTTCAATCATATTGGACTATTTCGATACCGATTGCCATAGTTTATGTTGCTTTGATCGTTTCGTTGCCGAATTGGATACGAAAGCCAATTAAATGTTTGGAATATCTGCGAATATGGAATTTCACATTGATGATCTTTTCGGTGATGGCCACTTATCGTTTGGGTATGAATTTTGTGGAGAAAATTTATCAACGTGGATTGAGGGCATCCTATTGTGATCgggattatcatcatgatcgcCGTGTTTATTATTGGTATTTCCTGTTTGTAAGCtctaaattatttgaaatggGTGATACAATATTCTTGTTGGCACGTCAAAAACGTATTCGATTCATACATTGGTTCCATCATGTATTAACAATGATTTATTCATGGTATATTGCTGTCTATCTGCCGGCAATTGGACGATGGATGAGTACGATGAATACGGCCATACATTCATTAATGTATGGATATTATTATCTTCAAAGCTGTCAGATTCGTTTACCTGGTTCCGTGGCCATCACTGTGACCATCTTACAGACATCACAAATGTTTATCGGTTTGACCATTAATTCATTAGCTTTTTATGAGAAATGGATGATAACGGATAGCAATTGTTCAAATGGTGGTTATACGGTTGAATCTGGTCTTGTTATGTATATCATCTAT ctagattttttgtttttgtctgaaaattgtttttaa
- the Syx18 gene encoding syntaxin 18 produces MDQTKCFLQIIHTNNNHRNVDGSNGLRNDGKSRQLSWKLRELVASITCMRDYLLANKKDYVNIYNSILYLSSAMTDEERDQIDKDVQDFVKLGNDVIKILRVELKSRTTNQQFEHELNAINLVEMYLRSINDMHNKNKALRLRRNLYTQKFFRLNKSFTNSNNKIDGIDGSSSSDDQVTGKIIKIKKDMKPSNKRIDGQKQVNNSNLNVKSFYNNEYHNESSSNKEQINSRLAPEEQKQFQLESKQIYDQMNSMNEEVMNITKKLTEISKLQELFSENVLKQECDLNNLNQSTITSNESIREGNEQLREAMRKNAGRNVDMHELLLLLLNRCMYNKVIYNAGLFIIVTSVEGYEILSAIMNKSDLFVNCRFQCLIFNLIEGETMVAKIQECTPQGVTLNLNFYKSLAIDSNYLPNPSKFEHNGRRWVWIKKIGIDEHYFSINVKEDARFKVLKTRFNRFNLLNQQRVIEPMITMATFKQDLLGPIDWWIR; encoded by the exons atggatcaaacaaaatgttttttacaaattattcatacaaacaacaatcatcgaaATGTCGATGGATCCAATGGATTGAGAAACGATGGTAAAAGTAGACAACTTTCATGGAAACTTCGTGAGCTAGTCGCATCAATCACCTGTATGAGAGATTATCTACTAGCCAATAAAAAAGATTATGTCAACATATA cAATTCAATTCTATATTTATCCTCGGCAATGACCGATGAGGAACGTGATCAAATCGATAAAGATGTTCAAGATTTTGTCAAATTGGGAAATGATGTAATCAAAATATTACGTGTTGAAT TGAAATCAAGGACCACCAATCAACAATTTGAACATGAATTGAATGCAATCAATCTGGTCGAAATGTATCTACGATCCATCAACGATATGCACAATAAGAATAAAGCTTTGCGATTACGAAGAAATCTTTAtacacaaaaattttttcgccttaataaatcattcaccaacagcaataataaaatcgatGGTATTGATGGATCATCTTCATCCGATGATCAGGTCACGGGCAAAATTATTAAGATCAAGAAAGACATGAAACCATCCAATAAACGTATCGATGGCCAGAAACAGGTTaacaattcaaatttgaatgtaaaatcattctataataatgaataccATAATGAATCGTCTTCGAATAAAGAACAAATTAATTCACGATTAGCACCcgaagaacaaaaacaatttcagcTAGAAAGTAAACAAAtttatgatcaaatgaattcgATGAATGAAGAAGTGATGaacataacaaaaaaattaacggAAATATCTAAATTACAAGAATTGTTTTCAGAAAATGTTCTCAAACAAGAATGTGAtctaaataatttaaatcaatcgaCCATCACATCGAATGAATCGATACGTGAAGGTAATGAACAGCTACGCGAAGCAATGCGTAAGAATGCCG GTCGAAATGTTGATATGCACGAactgttgttattattgctgAATCGATGTATGTACAACAAAGTTATCTATAATGCTGGcctattcatcattgttaccTCAGTGGAAGGCTATGAAATACTTTCGGCGATTATGAACAAATCCGATTTATTCGTCAATTGTCGTTTCCAATGTTTAATATTCAATCTAATTGAAGGTGAAACAATGGTGGCTAAAATTCAGGAATGTACACCACAAGGTGTTACATTAAATCTGAATTTTTATAAATCATTAGCCATCGATTCGAATTATTTGCCTAATCcatcaaaatttgaacatAATGGCCGCCGATGGGTATGGATCAAAAAGATTGGCATTGATGAACATTATTTCAGTATCAATGTCAAAGAAGATGCACGGTTTAAAGTGTTAAAAACACGatttaatcgattcaatcTGCTCAATCAACAACGAGTTATTGAACCTATGATAACAATGGCTACATTTAAACAGGATTTATTAGGACCGATTGATTGGTGGATTCGATaa